A window from Labrus mixtus chromosome 14, fLabMix1.1, whole genome shotgun sequence encodes these proteins:
- the ubash3ba gene encoding ubiquitin-associated and SH3 domain-containing protein B translates to MAAKEELYAKVTPRRQRQTRPSTVKHGSALDVLLSMGFPKTRALKALVSTGGKNVQAACDWLFSHVDDPFLDDPLPREYVLYLRPSGPLLQQLSLFWQQSRLSCGKNKAHNIFPHITLCQFFVCADGKVEALSDALQTTAAKWKSRIPAPLPLELYTSSTFIGLFVEEQVAEVLKSFASDFAAEAAAKADVHIEPHKKQLHVTLAYHFQASHLPILEKLAKNVDVSSGCDWLAVLFSRDIRFANHETLQVMYPYAPQNDDELELVPGDFIFMSPVEQSSASEGWVYGTSLGTGMSGLLPENYVNRGDESDTWVVHGSQSILNCASPSISGSTVGGLLFEGQLNDSLLDSLMDPPSLTGLCSPMQVSRQTTEPSLSKMRLFVCRHGERMDVVFGKHWVTQCFDSKGRYIRSNLNMPSSLPARSGGHRDYDKDCPITVFGSTQARLVGEALLESHAKIDFVYCSPSLRCVQTAQHILQGLLQDGKTKIRVEPGLFEWTKWVSGTSLPTWIPPADLAAANLSVDTTYRPHIPISKLAVSESYDTYISRSFQVTREILAECKNLGNTVLIVAHASSLEACTRQIQGLSPQNAKDFVQVVRKIPYLGFCASEELGETGVWQLVDPPILPLTHGPNHSFNWREMLMQD, encoded by the exons CCTGAAAGCTCTGGTTTCAACAGGAGGGAAAAACGTGCAGGCAGCTTGTGACTG gctcttctcccacgtgGACGACCCGTTCCTGGATGACCCTCTTCCTAGAGAGTACGTGTTGTACCTGCGACCCAGTGGGCCTCTGCTTCAGCAGCTCTCGCTCTTCTGGCAGCAGTCCCGCCTCTCCTGCGGCAAGAATAAGGCCCACAACATCTTCCCCCACATCACCCTCTGCCAGTTCTTCGTG TGTGCAGATGGGAAGGTGGAGGCTCTCTCCGATGCTCTCCAGACCACCGCTGCCAAGTGGAAGTCCCGTATACCCGCGCCCCTCCCACTGGAGCTCTACACCTCGTCCACCTTCATTGGTCTCTTTGTGGAGGAGCAGGTGGCCGAAGTGCTGAAGAGTTTTGCTTCGGATTTTGCAGCTGAGGCTGCCGCGAAAGCAG ACGTTCACATCGAGCCGCATAAGAAACAGCTTCATGTTACCTTGGCGTACCACTTCCAAGCCAGTCACCTTCCCATTCTGGAGAAGTTGGCCAAAAACGTGGATGTATCTTCAGGCTGCGACTGGCTGGCCGTGCTCTTCTCCCGGGATATTCGGTTTGCGAATCACGAG aCACTGCAGGTCATGTACCCGTATGCGCCTCAGAATGACGATGAGCTGGAGTTGGTGCCAGGAGATTTTATCTTCATGTCTCCGGTGGAGCAGAGCAGTGCCAGTGAGGGCTGGGTGTACGGCACCTCGCTGGGTACCGGGATGTCTGGCCTGCTGCCCGAGAACTACGTCAACCGTGGTGATGAGTCCGACACCTGGGTCGTTCATGG GTCTCAGTCTATTCTCAACTGTgcctctccatccatctctgGCAGCACTGTGGGTGGGTTACTATTTGAGGGACAGCTGAACGACAGTCTGCTAGACAGTCTCATGGATCCTCCCAGCCTCACCGGCCTCTGTTCCCCCATGCAG GTGTCGAGGCAAACCACAGAGCCGTCTCTGTCCAAGATGAGACTGTTTGTGTGTCGCCATGGAGAGAGGATGGATGTGGTGTTTGGGAAACACTGGGTCACCCAGTGCTTTGACTCCAAAG gccGATACATTCGCTCTAATCTCAACATGCCATCCAGCCTGCCAGCTAGAAGCGGTGGTCACCGGGACTATGACAAAGACTGTCCGATTACTGTGTTTGGATCCACCCAGGCCCGTCTTGTAG GTGAAGCCTTGTTGGAAAGTCACGCCAAAATAGACTTTGTTTACTGCTCGCCTTCACTCcgctgcgtccagactgcacaGCACATTCTGCAGG GCCTTCTGCAGGacggaaaaacaaaaatccGCGTGGAGCCCGGATTGTTTGAATGGACAAAGTGGGTGTCAGGCACATCTCTGCCCACCTGGATCCCCCCAGCTGACTTGGCTGCTGCTAACCTGAGCGTGGACACAACATACAG ACCTCATATTCCCATTAGTAAATTGGCTGTGTCTGAGTCCTACGATACCTACATCAGCCGGAGCTTCCAAGTAACACGAGAGATCCTGGCAGAGTGCAAAAACCTGG GAAACACGGTCTTGATTGTGGCCCATGCTTCCTCCCTGGAGGCTTGCACTCGCCAGATTCAAGGCCTCAGCCCCCAGAACGCCAAGGACTTTGTCCAAGTGGTCCGAAAG ATTCCTTACTTGGGTTTTTGTGCTAGTGAAGAACTGGGAGAGACCGGGGTGTGGCAGCTGGTCGACCCACCCATCTTGCCTCTCACACATGGACCCAATCACAGTTTCAACTGGAGGGAAATGCTGATGCAAGACTAa